One stretch of Actinomycetota bacterium DNA includes these proteins:
- a CDS encoding aminoglycoside phosphotransferase family protein, whose protein sequence is MADSEEVLGGSGLTHVVRVGQTVRRPARRFTPSVQAYLRHVRSRGIDFVPEPLGYDEQGREVLSFMAGEVPVEPLPDWATSDEVLVALAGLIRRLHDASDGWEPPAGAVWGSLPGESEAALTPLFERPDLVSHQDYCPGNVVFRDARPIALIDFDLARPTTRVADCVNALYWWAPLMDPLDRAPSLREVDAAPRVRCFADAYGMDKRQREEIVAMAVRRTRNSYFTMRAAAAVDPVFKRWWDEGVKERIPRTEQWLFQERESIEAALLA, encoded by the coding sequence GTGGCGGATTCAGAGGAAGTGCTCGGCGGATCTGGACTTACCCACGTCGTACGCGTGGGCCAAACGGTCCGCCGGCCCGCTCGCCGCTTCACGCCGTCCGTCCAGGCGTACCTCCGACACGTTAGGAGCCGAGGGATCGACTTCGTGCCCGAACCTCTGGGCTACGACGAACAGGGGCGGGAAGTGCTGAGCTTCATGGCTGGCGAAGTCCCCGTCGAACCCCTTCCCGACTGGGCGACGAGCGACGAAGTTTTGGTTGCCCTCGCCGGCCTAATCCGCCGACTGCATGACGCTTCTGACGGGTGGGAACCGCCAGCGGGCGCGGTCTGGGGCAGCCTCCCCGGGGAATCTGAAGCGGCACTGACGCCGTTGTTCGAGCGACCCGACCTCGTATCGCATCAGGACTACTGCCCGGGCAACGTCGTCTTCCGCGACGCACGGCCGATCGCTCTCATCGACTTCGATCTGGCCCGGCCGACGACTCGTGTCGCGGATTGTGTCAACGCTCTCTATTGGTGGGCGCCCCTCATGGATCCGCTCGATCGCGCTCCCTCGCTGAGGGAAGTCGATGCGGCCCCTCGGGTGCGGTGCTTCGCCGATGCTTATGGGATGGACAAGCGTCAACGGGAAGAGATCGTGGCTATGGCCGTCAGGCGCACTCGCAACAGCTACTTCACGATGCGCGCCGCCGCTGCAGTGGATCCCGTGTTCAAACGTTGGTGGGACGAGGGGGTCAAGGAGCGAATTCCGAGGACAGAGCAGTGGCTGTTCCAAGAGCGTGAAAGCATCGAAGCTGCACTGCTGGCCTGA
- a CDS encoding META domain-containing protein, with protein sequence MARRLLVLIAPLFLLGAGCGAAPGLSAASSDLEGEWHLASGKGPEGDIRVASPDEITLEVVGERMSGTAACNSYDGRLQVRGSDVQAQVGAMTEMACSRRLMRNEDRFVTALDAVTSFRRSSGTLTFVGRETELIFERTPATPTARLTNTDWRLEGLLQGSGMEGTMSSPQPARIRFADDGTFEGTTGCRDISGRWEDTGDGVATSEIELGPGRCRGLKAEQDEHLVSVLEAGFTVEIEENTMALSWDEGQRGLYYVVRD encoded by the coding sequence ATGGCTCGACGGTTGCTGGTTCTTATCGCTCCTCTCTTCCTCCTCGGCGCAGGTTGTGGCGCGGCGCCTGGCTTGAGCGCCGCCTCCAGCGATCTCGAAGGTGAATGGCACCTCGCGTCGGGTAAGGGACCCGAGGGTGACATACGGGTGGCGTCTCCGGATGAGATCACGCTGGAGGTCGTGGGCGAGCGGATGTCCGGCACAGCCGCATGCAACTCCTACGACGGGCGGTTGCAGGTGCGGGGCTCCGATGTCCAGGCTCAGGTCGGCGCGATGACCGAGATGGCTTGCTCGCGGCGGCTGATGAGGAACGAAGACAGATTCGTCACTGCCCTAGACGCGGTCACATCCTTCCGACGGTCATCCGGCACGCTCACGTTCGTAGGTCGGGAGACGGAGCTGATCTTCGAGAGGACTCCTGCCACCCCCACCGCTCGACTCACCAACACCGACTGGAGGCTCGAGGGCTTGCTTCAGGGCTCAGGCATGGAGGGAACCATGAGCAGTCCGCAACCTGCTCGGATCAGGTTCGCCGACGATGGGACCTTCGAGGGCACGACCGGGTGCCGCGACATCTCCGGACGATGGGAAGACACAGGAGACGGCGTAGCGACGAGCGAGATCGAGCTCGGCCCGGGACGTTGTAGAGGCCTCAAAGCCGAGCAGGATGAGCACCTGGTCTCGGTGCTGGAAGCCGGCTTCACGGTCGAGATAGAAGAGAACACGATGGCGCTCTCGTGGGACGAAGGCCAGCGGGGCCTCTACTACGTAGTCAGGGACTGA
- a CDS encoding sigma-70 family RNA polymerase sigma factor gives MAADDFADFYAAGFRTVSAAVRAFCGNADVAHEATQEAFARAYARWPRVRDSAYPQAWVTKTAINLTRRHFRSRSGMAATTDSAGPSADRVDLLSALRALPERQRQAVVLHYLIDSPLAAVAEVMGISEGAVKAHLFKARAALRGELEVGHA, from the coding sequence ATGGCAGCTGACGACTTCGCTGACTTCTACGCTGCGGGCTTTCGGACGGTGTCCGCGGCCGTACGGGCTTTCTGTGGCAACGCCGATGTCGCGCATGAGGCGACGCAGGAGGCCTTCGCGCGTGCCTATGCGCGCTGGCCGCGCGTCCGAGACTCGGCCTATCCGCAAGCCTGGGTCACCAAGACCGCGATCAACCTGACCCGTCGTCACTTCCGTAGCCGATCCGGCATGGCGGCAACCACCGACTCTGCCGGCCCCTCGGCCGACCGCGTGGACCTGCTCTCCGCCTTGCGGGCACTCCCGGAGCGGCAGCGCCAAGCGGTGGTGCTGCATTACCTCATCGACTCTCCTTTGGCCGCGGTCGCCGAAGTGATGGGCATCTCAGAAGGCGCGGTCAAGGCTCATCTGTTCAAGGCTCGTGCCGCATTGCGCGGCGAATTGGAGGTAGGTCATGCGTGA
- a CDS encoding DUF6159 family protein: protein MTRMRSGFRLIRQSAHVVRGEPVLLGLILLGIVVQVAIFFALFFAAFGRAPVTEDFRFPAFLWVVPILFVAGLPGSVAGATVVAVAMQKLQGQPGSVRDGFALALARFPQIVLFSVLAAGVGIIIQLIVEKLKIGGRLAAMVVGASWTVVTMLVIPVILFENANALEAVKRSGSLIKQRWGEGVTGHASLVLALMIVMVPILMVGAILIPFNLAVGVTVIVGSMLVLMTISGALGGVFNAALYRYAAEAQVSPPFERSQLEGAFESKRDRSQASSGRKALRIVWIALVVVYVGLRLLRTQLGGP from the coding sequence ATGACGCGGATGAGGAGCGGGTTCCGTCTGATCCGCCAGAGCGCTCACGTGGTGCGAGGCGAGCCGGTTCTGCTGGGATTGATCTTGCTCGGCATCGTGGTGCAGGTGGCGATCTTCTTCGCTCTGTTCTTCGCCGCCTTTGGTAGGGCCCCGGTGACAGAAGACTTCAGGTTCCCCGCTTTCCTGTGGGTGGTCCCGATCTTGTTCGTGGCGGGGCTTCCGGGCTCGGTCGCTGGGGCCACCGTGGTTGCGGTTGCGATGCAGAAGCTTCAGGGGCAACCTGGCTCGGTGCGGGACGGGTTCGCTCTCGCGTTGGCGCGCTTCCCCCAGATCGTGCTGTTCAGCGTTCTCGCCGCAGGCGTCGGAATCATCATCCAGCTGATCGTCGAGAAGCTGAAGATCGGCGGCCGCTTGGCGGCGATGGTCGTAGGCGCGAGCTGGACGGTGGTGACGATGCTCGTCATCCCCGTGATCCTGTTCGAGAACGCGAACGCGCTCGAGGCGGTGAAGCGCAGCGGTTCGCTGATCAAGCAGCGCTGGGGTGAAGGCGTCACCGGCCACGCCTCGCTCGTGCTCGCTCTCATGATCGTGATGGTCCCGATCCTGATGGTGGGCGCCATCCTGATCCCCTTCAACCTTGCCGTTGGTGTCACGGTGATCGTCGGGTCGATGTTGGTCCTGATGACGATCAGCGGAGCCTTAGGTGGCGTCTTCAATGCTGCGCTGTATCGCTACGCCGCCGAAGCTCAGGTCAGCCCGCCTTTCGAACGCTCCCAGCTGGAGGGTGCCTTCGAATCCAAACGGGACCGCAGCCAAGCATCGTCAGGCCGCAAGGCACTGCGGATCGTTTGGATCGCGTTAGTGGTGGTCTACGTCGGATTGCGCCTCCTGCGGACGCAACTAGGCGGGCCCTAA
- a CDS encoding SigE family RNA polymerase sigma factor: MEHDSTAKVAGWANVRRPSLAELYRTHSPGALRLAYVLVGDDNTAQDVVHEAFLRLFGRYRELRDPDHFDAYLRRTIINLSKNHYRKVSNERSALERTDRQPLHTQQHDPSDLVQLLKRLPERQRAAMALRYLEDLSEQQTADVMDTTVAAVKSLTQRGTAAIREHLRGEGDE; the protein is encoded by the coding sequence GTGGAACACGACTCGACCGCGAAGGTAGCCGGGTGGGCGAACGTGCGGCGGCCTAGCCTCGCCGAGCTCTACCGCACACACTCCCCCGGCGCGCTGCGCCTCGCCTACGTCTTGGTCGGAGACGACAACACTGCGCAAGATGTGGTCCACGAGGCGTTCCTGCGACTCTTCGGTCGCTACCGCGAGCTGAGGGACCCCGACCACTTCGACGCCTACCTTCGGCGCACGATCATCAACCTCTCGAAGAACCACTACCGCAAGGTCTCGAATGAGCGATCAGCGCTAGAGCGGACAGATCGTCAGCCGCTTCACACTCAGCAGCACGACCCCAGCGATCTCGTTCAACTACTCAAGCGTCTTCCCGAACGACAGCGCGCAGCTATGGCGCTTCGATACCTCGAAGACCTCAGCGAGCAGCAGACCGCAGATGTGATGGACACTACCGTGGCGGCGGTCAAGTCACTGACCCAGCGCGGAACCGCGGCGATACGAGAGCACCTAAGAGGAGAAGGCGATGAGTGA
- a CDS encoding lamin tail domain-containing protein, whose translation MTRASAPVSAVVLLLLAVAAPASAGIQITRINFNPSGADTGSNAHLNRELVMVKNTGERRTSLDGWKLHDKGRGHAYRFSNITLRPGEYVRVHTGRGDDGAVTGCNGHCFTYYDFYWDLDSYVWNNDGDAATLKNRAGDVVDRCRYGASASSPRRC comes from the coding sequence TTGACTCGCGCATCAGCGCCAGTTAGCGCTGTCGTCCTTCTGCTTCTAGCGGTCGCGGCTCCGGCTTCGGCTGGCATTCAGATCACGAGGATCAACTTCAACCCCAGCGGAGCGGACACCGGCAGCAACGCCCACCTGAACCGCGAGCTGGTGATGGTGAAGAACACCGGCGAGCGCCGGACGTCGCTTGACGGGTGGAAGCTGCACGACAAGGGCAGAGGCCACGCGTACCGCTTCTCGAACATCACGCTTCGGCCAGGAGAGTACGTCCGGGTCCACACCGGCCGCGGTGATGACGGCGCCGTGACAGGTTGCAACGGTCACTGCTTCACCTACTACGACTTCTACTGGGACCTCGACAGCTACGTGTGGAACAACGACGGCGACGCTGCCACGCTGAAGAACCGGGCTGGGGATGTTGTGGACCGCTGCCGTTACGGCGCCTCTGCCTCCAGCCCAAGGCGCTGCTGA
- a CDS encoding TetR/AcrR family transcriptional regulator has protein sequence MIQTERATARGQSAGKRVLKPQQRRQEILDAALRLFNERGFESTTVADIARAAGAAKGTVYLYFPSKEDVLRGLYEAFYQGLGAHFTAIITRLIEDREAGAIRDYRDAIDRVFDGLISYSLENRDLCRLLIDAGPQLHRQRGARAEDEFVHFMAQSFEEATRQGRMHTSDPDMTAFLLNAALTAGVTHAFAYEDRFDLERVVAATREMFYKALAPEGSLPPRALGPSGDD, from the coding sequence ATGATTCAGACGGAGCGGGCGACGGCGCGTGGGCAGAGTGCGGGCAAGCGGGTCCTAAAGCCGCAACAGCGGCGCCAGGAGATCCTCGACGCCGCGCTGCGCTTGTTCAACGAGCGGGGCTTCGAAAGCACGACGGTCGCCGACATAGCGCGGGCGGCCGGCGCCGCCAAGGGGACCGTCTACCTCTACTTCCCGTCCAAGGAAGATGTTCTGCGCGGCCTTTACGAGGCCTTCTACCAAGGGCTGGGAGCCCATTTCACCGCCATCATCACCCGCCTCATCGAAGACCGTGAGGCTGGGGCGATCCGCGACTACCGCGACGCGATCGATCGTGTCTTCGACGGGCTCATCTCCTACAGCCTGGAGAACCGGGATCTGTGCCGACTCCTGATCGACGCGGGGCCGCAGTTGCACCGCCAGCGCGGCGCGCGCGCCGAAGATGAGTTCGTACACTTCATGGCCCAATCTTTCGAGGAGGCGACGCGCCAGGGGCGCATGCACACCTCCGACCCTGACATGACCGCCTTTCTTTTGAACGCTGCCCTTACCGCGGGCGTCACTCATGCCTTCGCCTACGAGGACCGATTTGATCTCGAGCGCGTCGTCGCGGCGACCCGAGAGATGTTCTACAAGGCGCTTGCACCAGAGGGTTCACTGCCTCCGCGAGCACTCGGTCCCTCTGGGGACGATTAG
- a CDS encoding carotenoid oxygenase family protein: MAPWSAGLETVTRELAGIELDVQGDLPSWLRGTLIRNGPADFDAGGRRLRHWFDGFAMLHAFSVTDGAVSYSNRYLETQAYRAARDHGRIAFKEFATDPCRSIFKRATSLFSPHPTDNANVNVARLGGKFVAMTETPMSVEFDPVSLRTAGIIQTGDDLPTNLTTAHPHFERETGDGVSYALRFSLTSTYVLYRHEATGRRVPIAQLPVREPAYMHSFGITDNYIVLAEFPLLLNPLRLLLSGRPFIENYRWKPDRGTRFHVVDRRTGELHRTVVAPPFFAFHHVNAFEQEGEVVVDIVAFDDASVIDDLYLAPLRGEEPFEHALPQLRRYRLGPGAAEPEALSHDPFELPRINYTAHNARPYSYVYGAGLDATNFLDRLVKVDTTTGASKTWKQEGCFPGEPVFVAAPEAGEEDAGIILSVVLDATTATSFLLVLDAASFAVVARADVPQPVPFGFHGTFFGETSQTPV; encoded by the coding sequence GTGGCCCCGTGGTCAGCGGGACTGGAGACAGTGACGCGCGAGCTCGCCGGCATAGAGCTCGACGTCCAGGGCGATCTGCCGTCCTGGCTGCGAGGCACCTTGATCCGCAACGGCCCCGCGGATTTCGACGCCGGTGGGCGCCGTTTGCGCCACTGGTTCGACGGGTTCGCGATGCTCCACGCGTTCTCCGTCACGGACGGCGCGGTCTCGTACAGCAACCGTTACCTCGAGACACAGGCCTACAGGGCCGCCCGCGACCACGGCCGCATAGCGTTCAAGGAGTTCGCCACCGACCCCTGTCGCTCGATCTTCAAGCGAGCGACAAGCTTGTTCTCGCCGCACCCGACCGACAATGCAAACGTCAACGTCGCCCGGCTTGGCGGGAAGTTCGTCGCGATGACCGAGACGCCGATGTCGGTGGAGTTCGATCCGGTGTCGCTGCGCACCGCAGGGATCATCCAGACCGGCGATGACCTCCCCACCAACCTGACGACTGCGCACCCCCACTTCGAGCGTGAGACCGGGGATGGAGTGAGCTACGCGTTGCGGTTCTCGCTGACGAGCACGTACGTGCTCTACCGACACGAGGCCACCGGGCGGCGCGTCCCGATAGCGCAGTTGCCCGTGCGGGAGCCGGCGTATATGCACAGCTTCGGGATCACAGACAACTACATCGTCCTGGCCGAATTCCCGCTGCTGCTGAACCCACTCAGGTTGCTGCTTTCAGGAAGACCGTTCATCGAGAACTACAGATGGAAGCCCGATCGCGGCACTCGCTTTCATGTTGTGGATCGGCGAACCGGCGAGCTCCACCGGACCGTCGTAGCTCCCCCCTTCTTTGCCTTCCACCACGTCAACGCGTTCGAACAGGAGGGTGAGGTCGTGGTGGACATCGTCGCCTTCGACGACGCGTCGGTGATCGACGATCTCTACCTCGCCCCGCTTCGGGGCGAGGAGCCCTTCGAACATGCGCTGCCTCAGCTCCGGCGCTACCGCCTCGGGCCAGGAGCGGCCGAACCGGAGGCCCTGTCACACGACCCGTTCGAGTTGCCCCGCATCAACTACACCGCGCACAACGCGCGCCCGTACTCCTACGTATACGGCGCGGGCCTCGACGCTACGAACTTCTTGGATCGTCTTGTCAAGGTGGACACAACGACCGGCGCTTCAAAGACGTGGAAGCAGGAGGGTTGCTTTCCGGGCGAGCCTGTCTTTGTGGCTGCCCCCGAGGCGGGGGAAGAAGATGCCGGGATCATCCTCTCAGTAGTCCTCGACGCCACCACGGCAACGTCGTTCTTGCTCGTGCTGGATGCAGCATCTTTTGCCGTCGTTGCGCGGGCGGATGTCCCGCAGCCGGTGCCTTTTGGGTTCCACGGAACCTTCTTCGGCGAAACGTCTCAGACGCCGGTGTAA